From the Rhodopirellula islandica genome, one window contains:
- a CDS encoding DUF1501 domain-containing protein, translated as MFENNFIDRRSMLRRSGMGMGMLALAGVLRDGGMLGDGIGASGRLFAAEAASPEGNANSLAVRPTHFPGKAKRVIHLFANGGPSQIDTFDPKPMLAKMHGKTLDDKLKNNRRLGGVAHKSKFKFQKHGQSGIEISELFPELSQHADKLCVIRSMVTDVPNHEPGLMMMNCGDIVRPRPSVGAWTLYGMGTENQSLPGYVVMCPSGLPTAATANWRNAFLPGIFQGTHVDTQYTNPEELVANIDNEYLVPSQQKRQMDLIQNLNRMHLAERSDDAQLSGRIESLELAFRMQGEARDAFDISTETKETQEMYGDSLQGRQMLIARRLSERGVRYVQVYHGAGQPWDSHASIERNHPRLARECDGPIAALLQDLEQRGLLDETLVIWGGEMGRTPTVQLPVSANPGRDHHDNGFTVWMAGGGVKAGTTYGTTDEVGLSVAENPVHVHDLHATILHLLGFDHTRLTYRYAGRDFRLTDVHGHVVDDIIS; from the coding sequence ATGTTTGAGAACAATTTCATCGACCGCCGATCGATGCTTCGTCGCAGCGGGATGGGCATGGGGATGCTGGCACTGGCCGGCGTGCTGCGAGATGGCGGCATGCTGGGTGATGGCATCGGCGCTTCCGGCCGGCTGTTCGCTGCCGAGGCGGCGTCTCCCGAAGGAAACGCCAACAGCTTGGCAGTCCGGCCGACGCACTTTCCTGGCAAAGCCAAACGAGTGATTCACTTGTTTGCCAATGGTGGCCCCAGCCAGATCGACACGTTCGATCCCAAGCCGATGCTTGCCAAGATGCATGGCAAAACGCTGGACGACAAACTGAAAAACAACCGGCGATTGGGCGGGGTTGCGCACAAGTCCAAGTTCAAGTTTCAAAAGCACGGCCAATCGGGAATTGAAATCAGCGAACTGTTTCCCGAGCTGTCCCAGCACGCGGACAAGCTGTGCGTGATTCGTTCGATGGTCACCGATGTCCCCAATCACGAGCCCGGTTTGATGATGATGAACTGTGGCGACATCGTCCGGCCGCGGCCCAGCGTCGGCGCGTGGACGTTGTATGGCATGGGCACTGAAAATCAAAGCTTGCCCGGCTACGTCGTCATGTGCCCGTCCGGTTTGCCAACCGCTGCGACGGCGAACTGGCGGAACGCGTTCTTGCCGGGCATCTTTCAAGGCACGCACGTTGACACACAATACACCAACCCAGAGGAATTGGTTGCCAACATCGACAACGAGTACTTGGTGCCGTCCCAGCAAAAACGGCAGATGGATTTGATCCAAAACCTGAACCGGATGCACCTGGCCGAGCGCAGTGACGATGCCCAGTTGTCCGGCCGCATCGAGTCACTCGAGCTTGCCTTCCGGATGCAGGGGGAAGCACGCGATGCGTTTGACATCTCCACCGAAACCAAAGAGACGCAGGAGATGTACGGCGACTCGCTGCAAGGCCGTCAGATGCTGATCGCACGGCGGCTGAGCGAACGCGGTGTGCGCTATGTCCAGGTCTATCATGGTGCTGGCCAGCCCTGGGATTCACACGCATCGATCGAACGCAATCACCCTCGACTGGCACGTGAATGCGATGGTCCCATCGCAGCACTCCTGCAAGACCTGGAGCAGCGAGGGTTGTTGGACGAAACGCTGGTGATTTGGGGTGGCGAGATGGGCCGCACACCCACAGTCCAATTGCCAGTCTCAGCGAACCCGGGACGCGACCACCATGACAACGGGTTCACCGTCTGGATGGCTGGTGGCGGTGTGAAAGCGGGCACAACGTACGGAACCACCGACGAAGTCGGTCTGAGCGTTGCCGAGAACCCCGTGCACGTCCACGATTTGCATGCCACGATCTTGCACTTGCTCGGCTTTGACCACACGCGGCTCACGTATCGATACGCAGGCCGCGACTTCCGTCTGACCGACGTCCACGGTCACGTCGTCGACGACATCATCAGCTAG
- a CDS encoding PSD1 and planctomycete cytochrome C domain-containing protein — protein MMLSLMSSQRVLSVWMHQTARYLTCLLAVALFCAGAYADGLNPRESFFEEKVRPLLIEHCYECHGDALQESDLRLDSLGTILQGGISGPAAVAKNVNESLIIDAVLGRRGMEMMPPDGPLEEDQIVTLRRWINMGLPWPASAQDMAESDATDMTPALGDQKAIGRVAESHWAFQPLQKPQVPTTSKPADQTAANQKKSAHPIDSFIAASLDRNGLTPGKTASREVIVRRLHFDLLGLPPTYSQVQAFVNDERDTDVVVSEWIETLLADQHHGERWARYWLDLARYGDTRDWQAQAELRYPYAYTYRDYVIQSLNNDKPYDQFVREQIAADFYTEDADSPSLAALGFLTVGPRFRNNRLEQIADKIDVVGRGLMGITVSCARCHDHKYDPIPTEDYYSLYGVFASCALPETLPRIDTDVSFSDELKADFQAQLTAKQNELAEYKADLRKQAIADLKKQLPTYLDGFYLLSITRGKEIRGVIGQLKIKETAMTPLNARLAADLKNRSDVSHPSLGPWNQALGANTKQFNKQLPRWMKSWRANKHLNPLIRDGLVESNPKTQRELIAVYADVMDDVLKAWDAISKSADVKNDNQAIKLADANQEAIRQILMADGGWFDLDVEAVARASRLLGKGRKALGDREKAIAAVESTHPAAPPRAMALVDLKKPVNPFVLLRGEANRRGDRVPRQFLSLLSDVSDGPFTDGSGRRELAEAITSAENPLTARVLVNRVWARYFGRGLVDSLDDFGLRSSPPSHPELLDWLASEFIEQGWSMKWMHRTITTSHTYQQSSELREDAFAVDPENRWLWRQNRRRLDFEAMRDSIVSVAGTIDLTVGGRSVKLSETPYTTRRSLYAYVDRLELDPILRTFDFASPTASAASRAETTIPQQALFFMNHPFVAEQARELADRVADEADGNDADAATITAIYRRVFSRDPSADEITMAKRFLVAAADTDGQALGGVWQYGWGNIASTPKHAGDPADDFTPLPYWSGKAYQASEPFPDPKLKFLRLSATAAHCGVNPAHSIIRRWVAPADGAVRIACKVTHARPNGDGITVSIRSGDFRTTDKVARGTIKPSVPRLPVKAGEVIDFVASPGANSNSDSHTWTITIAGIGGELNGDRWQSQKDFAPPAPQPLGRVDQLAQALMLTNEFLYLD, from the coding sequence ATGATGCTTTCGTTGATGTCTTCTCAACGAGTGCTTTCTGTCTGGATGCACCAAACCGCCCGGTACCTCACGTGTTTGCTTGCCGTGGCGTTGTTTTGCGCTGGTGCGTACGCCGATGGTTTGAATCCCCGTGAGTCGTTCTTTGAAGAAAAGGTTCGACCGCTGCTGATTGAACACTGCTACGAGTGTCACGGGGATGCGCTGCAGGAATCGGATCTGCGATTGGATTCGCTGGGAACAATCTTGCAGGGCGGCATCAGTGGTCCAGCAGCGGTTGCCAAGAACGTCAACGAGAGCCTGATCATTGATGCGGTGCTTGGTCGACGCGGGATGGAGATGATGCCGCCGGACGGGCCGCTGGAAGAAGATCAAATCGTGACCCTGCGGCGTTGGATCAACATGGGATTGCCGTGGCCCGCAAGTGCTCAGGACATGGCAGAGTCCGATGCCACGGACATGACTCCGGCACTCGGTGACCAAAAGGCGATCGGTCGCGTCGCCGAGTCACACTGGGCATTCCAACCGCTGCAAAAGCCCCAGGTTCCCACCACATCGAAACCGGCGGACCAGACCGCGGCGAATCAAAAAAAATCGGCCCATCCAATCGACTCATTCATTGCCGCCTCGCTTGACCGCAATGGATTGACGCCAGGAAAAACCGCGTCTCGTGAGGTGATCGTCCGCAGGCTGCACTTCGACCTGCTGGGGCTGCCCCCGACGTACTCTCAGGTGCAAGCCTTTGTGAATGACGAACGCGACACGGATGTGGTGGTCTCGGAATGGATCGAAACGTTGTTGGCCGACCAGCATCACGGCGAACGATGGGCACGCTACTGGTTGGACCTGGCACGCTACGGTGACACTCGCGATTGGCAGGCCCAAGCCGAACTTCGTTACCCGTACGCCTACACCTATCGCGACTACGTGATCCAGTCGCTGAACAATGACAAACCCTACGATCAATTTGTTCGCGAACAGATCGCAGCGGATTTCTACACCGAAGACGCCGATTCACCCTCGCTGGCGGCACTGGGCTTCTTGACCGTTGGCCCCCGTTTTCGCAACAACCGCCTGGAACAGATCGCGGACAAAATTGACGTGGTCGGTCGTGGGTTGATGGGAATCACGGTCAGTTGTGCACGCTGCCACGATCACAAATACGATCCGATCCCGACGGAGGACTACTACTCGTTGTATGGCGTTTTCGCGAGTTGTGCTCTTCCGGAGACACTGCCGCGGATCGACACGGACGTTTCATTCTCCGATGAATTGAAAGCGGATTTCCAGGCTCAACTAACCGCCAAGCAGAATGAGCTCGCCGAGTACAAAGCAGACTTGCGAAAGCAAGCGATCGCGGATTTGAAAAAGCAATTGCCGACGTACCTGGACGGTTTCTATTTGCTGTCGATCACTCGCGGAAAAGAGATCCGTGGTGTGATTGGCCAATTGAAGATCAAAGAGACCGCGATGACGCCGCTGAACGCACGCTTGGCGGCGGACTTGAAGAATCGTTCCGATGTTTCGCATCCCAGCCTGGGCCCATGGAACCAAGCATTGGGCGCGAATACGAAACAATTCAACAAGCAATTGCCTCGCTGGATGAAATCCTGGCGGGCGAACAAGCACCTGAATCCGCTCATCCGCGATGGCTTGGTGGAATCGAATCCCAAGACGCAGCGTGAATTGATTGCCGTTTATGCGGACGTGATGGACGACGTGCTGAAGGCTTGGGACGCGATATCGAAATCGGCGGACGTCAAGAACGACAATCAAGCGATCAAGCTGGCTGATGCAAACCAAGAAGCGATCCGTCAGATCCTGATGGCTGACGGAGGTTGGTTTGACCTCGACGTGGAAGCGGTCGCGCGAGCATCACGTTTGCTGGGCAAAGGACGCAAGGCTCTGGGGGATCGCGAAAAGGCCATCGCCGCGGTCGAATCCACTCATCCGGCCGCGCCGCCACGAGCGATGGCATTGGTCGATCTGAAGAAGCCTGTCAATCCGTTCGTGCTGCTGCGCGGCGAAGCGAACCGTCGTGGCGATCGGGTGCCGCGTCAGTTTTTGTCGTTGTTGTCCGACGTCAGCGACGGCCCGTTCACCGATGGCAGCGGTCGCCGCGAACTTGCCGAAGCGATCACGTCAGCGGAAAACCCATTGACCGCTCGTGTGTTGGTCAACCGCGTTTGGGCTCGTTACTTTGGCCGCGGCTTGGTGGATTCGTTGGATGACTTCGGATTGCGAAGCTCACCGCCATCGCACCCGGAATTGCTCGACTGGTTGGCCAGCGAATTCATTGAGCAAGGTTGGTCGATGAAATGGATGCATCGCACGATCACGACCAGCCACACCTACCAGCAATCTTCTGAACTGCGAGAGGATGCTTTCGCGGTCGATCCGGAGAACCGTTGGTTGTGGCGGCAGAATCGTCGACGTCTCGATTTCGAAGCGATGCGGGATTCGATCGTCTCAGTCGCAGGTACGATCGATCTCACCGTCGGTGGACGCTCGGTCAAGTTGAGTGAAACGCCGTACACGACTCGGCGCAGTTTGTACGCTTACGTTGACCGTCTGGAACTCGATCCGATCTTGCGGACGTTCGATTTTGCATCGCCCACCGCATCCGCAGCCTCTCGGGCGGAGACCACGATTCCGCAGCAGGCTTTGTTCTTCATGAATCACCCGTTTGTTGCCGAGCAAGCGCGTGAACTGGCCGACCGTGTTGCCGACGAAGCCGATGGCAACGACGCCGACGCGGCGACGATCACGGCGATCTACCGGCGAGTGTTTTCGCGTGATCCGTCAGCGGATGAAATCACGATGGCAAAACGGTTCCTGGTCGCCGCTGCGGACACCGACGGGCAGGCTCTCGGTGGAGTTTGGCAGTACGGTTGGGGAAACATCGCCAGTACGCCCAAGCATGCCGGTGACCCAGCCGACGACTTCACACCCCTTCCGTATTGGTCCGGCAAAGCCTACCAGGCATCGGAACCATTCCCTGACCCGAAGTTGAAATTCCTGCGGTTGTCGGCCACCGCGGCACATTGCGGCGTCAATCCAGCGCACAGCATCATTCGCCGCTGGGTGGCTCCGGCCGATGGTGCGGTCCGAATCGCCTGCAAGGTGACGCATGCCAGGCCCAATGGGGATGGCATCACAGTGTCGATTCGAAGCGGTGACTTCCGCACGACAGACAAAGTGGCTCGTGGAACGATCAAACCGTCGGTGCCCCGGTTACCAGTGAAGGCGGGCGAGGTGATAGATTTTGTCGCCAGCCCAGGAGCCAATTCGAATTCGGACTCTCACACCTGGACGATCACGATTGCGGGCATTGGCGGTGAGCTCAACGGCGATCGCTGGCAGTCCCAAAAAGACTTCGCGCCTCCCGCACCGCAACCGCTTGGTCGTGTCGACCAATTGGCCCAGGCCCTGATGTTGACCAATGAATTCCTTTACCTCGATTGA
- a CDS encoding DNA gyrase/topoisomerase IV subunit B has protein sequence MSVAPKEYNAKNITALEGLEPVRKRPGMYIGGVGSTGLHHLIWEIVDNSVDEAMNGHASEITVTLHKDGQTVSVSDNGRGIPVDKHPKTKKSALEMVLTVLHAGGKFEGDNYKTSGGLHGVGASVVNALSKELIAVVKRNGAQYRMTFCRGQATSKLQKLRGTIRGTGTTITFTPDPTIFPRTTFNGDTIKQRLETASFLHRGVKVTYIDEVAKTRQTFLHENGIVDYLGKVIKEREARTIHETPFTYRVDADDRVEVTLQWTESTDEHVRSYVNGIPTGSGGTHENGFRGGVVKAVRNHVDTHSLTPRGVKITHEDIREGLIAIVSIFVAEPQFQGQTKDRLNNPEAHGIVESGVRSAMEQWLNNNPSVADAVIARIVAAARARAASRAASEAVSRKGGSKRTMLPGKLSDCVSGGKGKSELFIVEGDSAGGSAKQGRDRNCQAILPLRGKVLNTESATLKKILDNKEIQDMIASLGCGIGPSLNLANLRYDRIILLADADSDGHHITTLLLTFFYRHMPALIADGRLFIAVPPLYRIDIGKETFWAADEDDRERILAKHQGRANPEITRFKGLGEMMPKVLWNTTLDPTKRTLLKVEIDDHLETDRTISDLMGRDASARFRFIMDRAEDASEIDV, from the coding sequence ATGTCCGTTGCACCGAAAGAATACAACGCCAAAAACATCACCGCGCTGGAAGGCCTCGAGCCTGTGCGCAAGCGTCCCGGCATGTACATCGGTGGAGTGGGATCCACTGGTTTGCATCACCTGATCTGGGAGATCGTCGACAACTCGGTGGACGAGGCCATGAACGGCCACGCATCCGAAATCACTGTCACACTTCACAAAGACGGGCAAACCGTTTCGGTCAGCGACAATGGTCGCGGCATCCCGGTCGACAAGCACCCCAAGACGAAGAAGTCGGCCCTGGAAATGGTGCTCACCGTGCTGCACGCGGGCGGGAAATTCGAAGGCGACAACTACAAAACATCCGGTGGTCTGCACGGGGTCGGGGCTTCGGTCGTCAACGCGCTCAGCAAAGAACTGATTGCGGTTGTCAAACGCAACGGGGCTCAGTACCGGATGACGTTCTGCCGCGGTCAGGCCACCTCGAAGTTGCAGAAACTTCGCGGCACCATTCGTGGAACGGGAACGACGATCACGTTCACCCCAGATCCGACGATCTTCCCACGAACGACATTCAACGGGGACACGATCAAGCAGCGATTGGAAACGGCCAGTTTTTTGCATCGTGGTGTGAAGGTCACGTACATCGACGAAGTTGCGAAGACTCGCCAGACGTTTCTGCACGAAAACGGCATCGTGGATTACCTCGGGAAGGTCATCAAGGAACGCGAGGCTCGGACGATTCACGAAACCCCGTTCACCTACCGTGTCGATGCCGACGACCGGGTGGAAGTCACCTTGCAGTGGACCGAGTCGACCGACGAACACGTTCGCAGTTACGTCAACGGGATCCCAACGGGCAGCGGCGGCACCCACGAAAATGGCTTTCGAGGCGGGGTGGTCAAAGCCGTTCGCAATCATGTCGACACGCACAGCCTGACGCCTCGCGGGGTCAAGATCACACACGAGGACATTCGCGAAGGTTTGATTGCGATCGTCTCGATCTTTGTGGCGGAACCTCAGTTCCAAGGCCAAACGAAAGACCGGTTGAACAACCCGGAAGCCCACGGGATCGTCGAATCCGGTGTGCGGAGTGCGATGGAGCAATGGCTCAACAACAACCCGTCGGTTGCCGATGCCGTCATCGCTCGGATCGTCGCCGCGGCCCGAGCCCGCGCCGCGTCACGGGCCGCCAGTGAAGCGGTTTCGCGAAAAGGTGGCTCCAAGCGAACGATGCTGCCCGGCAAATTGTCGGATTGTGTCTCGGGTGGCAAAGGAAAATCGGAACTGTTCATCGTCGAAGGTGACTCCGCAGGCGGCAGTGCCAAGCAAGGCCGTGACCGAAATTGCCAAGCCATCCTGCCGCTGCGTGGGAAGGTGCTGAACACCGAGTCGGCCACCCTGAAAAAGATCCTCGACAACAAAGAAATCCAAGACATGATCGCGTCGCTGGGGTGCGGCATCGGGCCCTCACTGAACCTCGCAAATTTGCGTTACGATCGAATCATTTTGTTGGCTGATGCGGACAGCGATGGTCACCACATCACGACGCTGTTGCTGACCTTCTTTTACCGGCACATGCCCGCGTTGATCGCTGACGGTCGCCTGTTCATTGCGGTTCCCCCGCTGTACCGAATCGACATCGGCAAAGAAACGTTTTGGGCGGCTGACGAAGACGATCGCGAACGCATTTTGGCCAAACACCAGGGACGGGCGAATCCGGAGATCACGCGTTTCAAAGGTTTGGGCGAGATGATGCCGAAGGTGCTTTGGAACACGACCCTGGATCCAACCAAGCGAACGTTGTTGAAAGTCGAGATCGACGACCATCTGGAAACCGACCGCACGATCAGCGACTTGATGGGCCGCGACGCATCGGCACGCTTTCGGTTCATCATGGACCGCGCCGAAGACGCCAGCGAAATCGACGTGTAA
- a CDS encoding DNA gyrase/topoisomerase IV subunit A — MAKRRKPSDSASSRSSSAKNSRSKRGKVDPFDESLLAAIENIPLRFAAQDRYLNYSLSVITSRALPDVRDGLKPVQRRILYTMSQQRLDSSAKHRKCAKVVGDVMGNYHPHGDSSIYEALVRMSQSFSLRMPMIDGSGNFGSIDGDNAAAMRYTECRMTPIASEVLADLSSRTVAFKPNYDGTREEPVVLPSRVPSLLVNGATGIAVGMATNIPPHNLKEVCNALLKLLANPDIKDYQLVAGDAIQGPDFPTGGHITNTKEELREIYATGTGTIKLRGVAEVAEKSRTGDTLRITEIPFGVNKAAMVERIAELVYSSKLPLVQEVRDLSTEDIRVDLLLKKNADADKVLAYLYKHTPLQTNFNVNLTCLTPTENPEVGAPKRLGLKEILWYFLHFRLDVLTARLTNELRALEKRIHILEGFALIFDALDEIIKIIRSSEGKADAAEKIMKRFPVKEIAAGKSRRNVQASNGLDAEQTDAILELKLYRLARLEINVVLDELKKKRKRVDEINKLLADDRDDYTSSGRWAIIKGELQSLITEYGNTPDGRRRSALIVPTEEVEYTEEDFIVAEDCHVMVTVDGWVKRQKQIADPSKSRLRQGDAVLACVSGNTRTTIACFSSLGVCYTARMIDIPASTGFGEPIQKLFKFKDGEHIIAALSMDPRILGDISEDPKGNYYPAIHGLAATTDGYALRFGLQPFAEPSTRAGRKFARVKPGASVVDVVPITGTETVLAVSADARAMVCPADEINYLSGAGKGVLLLKLAASDKLLGFKPSTGDRDLLNVVTNRGAKKTISTVKYRTTSRGGRGIELQKNGKIAEIVRDPIEPPPVFED; from the coding sequence GTGGCGAAACGTCGCAAACCCTCCGATTCTGCATCCAGTCGCTCCAGTTCGGCCAAGAACAGTCGCTCCAAACGAGGCAAAGTGGACCCGTTTGACGAGTCGCTGCTGGCTGCCATCGAAAACATCCCACTTCGATTCGCGGCTCAAGATCGCTACCTGAACTACTCGCTGTCGGTCATCACCAGCCGTGCGCTACCGGATGTCCGCGATGGCCTCAAACCGGTCCAGCGGCGGATTCTGTACACGATGTCGCAGCAGCGACTCGATTCGTCGGCCAAGCACCGAAAGTGTGCCAAGGTCGTCGGCGACGTGATGGGGAACTACCACCCCCACGGTGACAGTTCGATTTACGAGGCGCTCGTTCGGATGAGCCAATCGTTCTCGTTGCGGATGCCCATGATCGACGGCAGCGGCAACTTTGGCAGCATCGATGGCGACAACGCGGCGGCCATGCGGTACACCGAATGCCGCATGACACCGATCGCCTCGGAGGTTCTGGCGGATCTTTCCAGCCGCACCGTGGCGTTCAAGCCGAACTACGACGGCACGCGAGAAGAACCGGTTGTGTTGCCGTCTCGCGTCCCCAGCTTGCTGGTCAACGGGGCGACCGGAATTGCGGTCGGGATGGCGACCAACATTCCGCCGCACAACTTGAAAGAGGTTTGCAACGCGCTGCTCAAGTTGCTGGCCAATCCGGACATCAAGGATTACCAACTGGTCGCCGGTGATGCGATTCAAGGACCGGATTTTCCCACCGGCGGGCACATCACCAACACCAAAGAGGAACTGCGTGAGATCTACGCCACCGGCACGGGCACGATCAAGTTGCGTGGGGTTGCCGAAGTCGCCGAGAAGTCCCGAACCGGCGACACCCTTCGGATCACCGAGATTCCGTTTGGTGTCAACAAAGCCGCGATGGTCGAACGCATCGCGGAACTGGTCTACAGCAGCAAACTGCCACTGGTTCAGGAAGTCCGCGACCTCTCAACAGAAGACATCCGAGTCGATCTGCTGCTGAAGAAGAACGCCGATGCAGACAAAGTGCTGGCGTATCTTTACAAGCACACACCCCTGCAAACCAACTTCAACGTCAACCTGACGTGTCTGACGCCCACCGAGAACCCCGAAGTCGGTGCTCCCAAACGACTCGGTTTGAAAGAGATTCTGTGGTACTTCTTGCATTTCCGTTTGGACGTGCTGACCGCGCGACTCACCAACGAATTGCGAGCCCTCGAGAAAAGGATTCACATCCTCGAAGGTTTCGCATTGATCTTCGATGCGTTGGACGAAATCATCAAGATCATCCGCAGCAGCGAAGGCAAAGCCGACGCCGCCGAAAAGATCATGAAGCGATTCCCGGTCAAGGAAATTGCAGCGGGCAAGTCACGTCGAAATGTGCAAGCCTCCAATGGCTTGGACGCGGAACAAACCGATGCGATTCTGGAATTGAAGCTGTATCGTTTGGCACGCTTGGAAATCAACGTGGTGCTGGACGAACTGAAGAAGAAACGCAAACGCGTCGATGAAATCAACAAGCTGTTGGCCGACGACCGAGACGATTACACCTCCTCGGGACGTTGGGCGATCATCAAGGGCGAGTTGCAATCGCTGATCACTGAATATGGCAACACGCCCGACGGACGACGCCGTAGCGCTCTCATCGTGCCGACCGAAGAAGTGGAGTACACCGAAGAGGATTTCATCGTCGCCGAAGATTGCCACGTCATGGTCACCGTCGACGGATGGGTCAAACGGCAAAAGCAAATCGCGGATCCCTCGAAGAGTCGCCTCCGACAAGGAGACGCGGTGCTGGCTTGTGTCTCGGGCAACACCCGCACGACGATCGCCTGCTTCAGCAGTTTGGGCGTTTGCTACACCGCTCGCATGATCGACATCCCCGCCTCCACCGGCTTCGGCGAACCGATTCAAAAGTTGTTCAAGTTCAAAGACGGCGAGCACATCATTGCAGCATTGTCGATGGACCCCAGAATTCTTGGCGACATCAGCGAAGATCCCAAGGGGAATTACTACCCCGCGATTCATGGGTTGGCCGCGACCACGGACGGGTATGCCCTGCGGTTTGGTTTGCAGCCCTTCGCGGAACCTTCGACCCGCGCCGGACGCAAGTTCGCACGAGTGAAACCAGGGGCCAGCGTCGTGGATGTGGTGCCGATCACCGGGACGGAAACGGTGTTGGCTGTTTCAGCGGACGCCAGAGCCATGGTTTGCCCAGCCGATGAGATCAATTACTTGTCCGGCGCCGGCAAAGGTGTGCTGCTATTGAAACTCGCCGCCAGCGACAAATTGCTTGGATTCAAACCCTCCACCGGGGACAGGGATCTGCTCAACGTGGTGACCAACCGTGGCGCTAAAAAGACGATTTCGACGGTCAAGTACCGCACAACGTCGCGGGGTGGTCGCGGAATCGAACTGCAGAAGAACGGCAAAATTGCCGAAATCGTTCGCGATCCGATCGAACCACCACCCGTCTTCGAAGACTGA